The following is a genomic window from Mycolicibacterium sp. TY81.
GACATGCACGAGGTCATCTCGCGCATCCTCGACGACGACGAGTTCCTCGAGATCCAGCCCGGCTACGCGCAGAACATCGTCATCGGCTTCGGCCGCATCGACGGCCGCCCGGTCGGCATCGTGGCCAACCAGCCGACCCAGTTCGCCGGCTGCCTGGACATCAACGCCTCGGAGAAGGCCGCGCGGTTCATCCGCACCTGCGACGCCTTCAACATCCCGATCATCATGCTGGTGGACGTCCCGGGCTTCCTGCCGGGCACCGAGCAGGAGTACAACGGCATCATCCGCCGCGGCGCCAAGCTGCTGTACGCCTACGGTGAGGCCACCGTCGCCAAGATCACCGTCATCACCCGTAAGGCCTACGGCGGCGCCTACTGCGTCATGGGTTCCAAGGACATGGGTTGCGACGTCAACCTCGCGTGGCCGACGGCCCAGATCGCCGTCATGGGCGCCTCCGGCGCGGTCGGCTTCGTCTACCGCCAGGAGCTCAAGGCCGCCGCAGCCAACGGCGAGGACGTCGATGCCCTGCGCCTGCAGCTGCAGCAGGAATACGAGGACACCCTGGTGAACCCGTACGTCGCGGCCGAGCGTGGCTACGTCGACGCGGTCATCCCGCCGTCGCACACCCGCGGCTACATCGCCAACTCGCTGCGTCTGCTGGAGCGCAAGGTCGTTCAGACGCCGCCGAAGAAGCACGGGAACATTCCGCTGTGAGCGGCGACGTGCAGACCCCGGAAGAGGCCGTGGAAGCGCCCGTCGCGCCGCTGTTCCAGGTCGTCAAGGGCAACCCGTCCGACGAGGAGCTCGCTGCTCTGGTGACGGTGCTGGCCAGCGCCTCCGGTGGCGGTGCCGCCGAGGCCGGCGACCGCAACGACTGGGGCCACCCGGTCTCCAAGCTGCGGTACGCGTACACCAGCTGGCAGCTGGTGACGTTGGTGGAGCGCACCTTCATCCGTCGATGAGGCTCGTTCTGGGCTCGGCCTCCGCGGGCCGGCTCAGTGTGCTGCGCAAGGCCGGTGTGGAACCGGTCGTGCTGGTATCCGACGTCGACGAGGACGCGATCATCGCGTCTCTCGGCGACGCCGGCCCCGGCGACGTCGTACGTGCCCTGGCGACAGCCAAGGCGCAGCGGGTCGCCGAATCACTCGACGCGACCCTGTCATCGGATTGCGTTGTCATCGGCTGTGATTCGATGCTCGAGTTCGACGGCCGGCTGACCGGCAAGCCCGGCGCCCCCGAGGTGGCCCGGCGGCAATGGCTCTCGATGGCCGGCCGCAGCGCCGTCCTGCACACCGGCCACAGCGTCCTGCGCCTGAGCGACGGCGCCGTCACCGCTCAGGTCAGCGAACTCGGCTCCACCACAGTGCGTTTCGGCGAGCCCGGCACCACCGACCTGGATGCCTACATCGGCACCGGCGAACCCCTCTGGGTGGCAGGCGCTTTCACCCTCGACGGCCTGG
Proteins encoded in this region:
- a CDS encoding acyl-CoA carboxylase subunit epsilon, with protein sequence MSGDVQTPEEAVEAPVAPLFQVVKGNPSDEELAALVTVLASASGGGAAEAGDRNDWGHPVSKLRYAYTSWQLVTLVERTFIRR
- a CDS encoding nucleoside triphosphate pyrophosphatase; translation: MRLVLGSASAGRLSVLRKAGVEPVVLVSDVDEDAIIASLGDAGPGDVVRALATAKAQRVAESLDATLSSDCVVIGCDSMLEFDGRLTGKPGAPEVARRQWLSMAGRSAVLHTGHSVLRLSDGAVTAQVSELGSTTVRFGEPGTTDLDAYIGTGEPLWVAGAFTLDGLGSWFIDGIEGDPSNVIGLSLPLLRRMLARLGVSVADLWAANRPQ